GAACGCCACTGAGTTCAGCAATCTTTGCGATAATCGGGGTGAACACGTCGGTGTCGTAGTTGCTGGTCTTGCCCTGCAAAATAGCGCAGATACGTTCGAAACCCATGCCGGTATCGACGTTCTTGGCCTTCAGCGGAATCAAGGAGCCATCGCTCACGCGTTCATACTGCATGAACACGTTATTCCAAATTTCGATGTAGCGGTCGTTTTCGCCGTTCACGCCCTTGATCGGGTCCTTGAACGTTTCGGCCTGCGTGGCGAGGTCGCCGCGGTCGTAATGGATTTCGGAGCAGGGGCCGCACGGACCGGTGTCGCCCATTTCCCAGAAGTTTGAGTGAGCATCGAAGCGCATGATGCGGTCATCCGGAAGACCAGACACGTCCTTCCAAATCTGCCAGGCTTCGTCATCGTCCTGATAGACAGTTGCGAAGAGGCGTTCCTTCGGGAGCTTCCAAACTTCGGTGAGGAGTTCCCAGGCCCAAGCAATGGCTTCTTTCTTGTAGTAGTCGCCGAAACTCCAGTTGCCGAGCATTTCGAAGAAGGTGTGGTGGTAATTGTCGCGGCCCACCACGTCGAGGTCGTTGTGCTTACCGGACACGCGAAGGCACTTCTGGCTGTTGCATGCGCGCTTCCAGCCCTTCGGATTGTCGCCCAGGAAGATAGCCTTGAACTGGTTCATGCCCGCGTTCGTGAACATGAGCGTCGGGTCGTCATGCGGAACCACCGGCGAAGAACGCACAAAGAGGTGGCCCTTGGATTCAAAGAACTTGATGAAAGATTCGCGCACCTGCGCGGAAGTCATAGTAGGCATAGTTTACCCTTTTTGTTTTTTCGGGAACAAAGATAGAAAAGTAAGAGGTGGTTAGTGGTTGGTGGTTAGTGGTTAGGGATGTGATTTCGAGCCCCGAGCCTCGAGCCTGGAGCCTCAATTAACGCAGAAATCCCCGGCGCAAGCGCCGGGGATAGGGGGTTAGGAGGAACTTATGAAAATTTTAGTCGGCTTCGTAATCAAGGATGATTCTTGCCATGCCATCGGAAACCTTGACGTTCTGAACGCGGTATTCAACCAATTCCATCGTCCAGTTGCCACGGCTCCAGCGGTCCGAATTGAGGGACGTGCCTTCGAAATCGTCTTGCCAAGCGAGCGTGAAAGCCTTGCTTGTCGTATCGTAGGTGTAAGCGCGTACGTAATCAATCTGCTGTTCGATGGGGAGGCCGATGCCGGTGAACTTGCCAGTCCAAGCCGGAGTCTGTGATGCCCAGAGATTGAAACGCAAGCTCTGCGGTTTAGTCAGGAACTTCACCTGGTCGGCGTCTGCATGGGTGCCGTGAGCCATACCCAGAGTGTCGCGGCGGACTTCAACACTGTCGATTTCCCAAGAGACATACTCTGGAGTCCAAACGATTGTGTACAAATGAAAATCCTGCGTGGCGTCAAAGCCGAAATCATGTATTGTTTCGGAGTTCGTGGTTCCGGGGATAGAGGGGTCCGCTTCGCGCGTGATGATGTTGGACTGCCACTGGGTCTGGGACTTGCCGAGGACTTCAATGTCAATTTCGTTCCACGGTTCGTCGCCCTTTTTATAGGAATTGTCGTAGTTCAAGAACATGGAGCTGACCGTACCCGGAATGGACGCCATCTTCATTCTGGCCTCGAAACGACCATACAGGAACTGTTCCTTGCCAGTCAATTCGCTACCGTAGAAGGTGTATTCCTTGGACGGGTCGAGAGCGATGAGCTTGCCGTTTTCGTCGGTTGTCTGGATTGCTGTTGCTGAACTGGAGGATTCGTTGGCGACAGGAGCCAGAACGGAACTGGAAGAACCGTCTACAGCCGGGGGAACGTCGGAGCTGGAGAGTGCCGGCGGGAGCAAAGTGCCATCAGAAGAAGACGAGCCGGTGATAGTGGCATCCGGAGCCTTTGTCGGGGAAGAATCATCGTCAGAGCAGGCGACCAGCAAGGCGGCGGCAAACAGGGGCAACAAATACTTGATGTTCATAGTAAACCTCTTTTTCTTCAAAGATACTTCATAGCCGCCCCGCAGTCACTAGGAATGCTTGCCAAAATAGAATTGTCTGTATCAACTGTAGCTGTATTTTTGTAAAAAAGACGTGAAAAAACGCAAAAAAGGCTCCCTTTCAAAGGGAGCCTCTCAAAAATCTCACAAAATTCACTCTTTTTCTTTATAAACAATAGGATTGACGTCGTGGAAATTCAGGTATTTGGCTCCGATATACTTGGCCGAAATATCTACCTTGTAGTCGGCGAAACAAAGACAATCAGTTTGGACCGTGGCAGTATCCGGGAAGGTTTCTATCTCTTCACGGACAATCAAGGTGTCCCCTTGAAGTTCAAGTTTTATGCCCGTTACCTGGCCATAGTTCGCACATACCGAATAAGTATTGACCAAGAAAACGGCAGAACCATCCTCTTTCATGGTGAACTCGACGGAATCTCCAGGCATTAATTGTTTTGTTGTTGGACTATACCCTGTCGTGACGATTTCAGTAGAATCCACAGCCATCAAGTGCCTTTTCGCAAGATGGCCACCCCCGCAAGAACCTTTCCCCGCGACAAAATTGGTGGATTCCCCAGAAACAGGGATGATGGTCGAAGTTTGTTCATTTGCCGGCTTGCCGACGCTCTCGTCGTCGGAACAAGCAGCAAACAAGGCGAAACAGACAATAGACGCAATGCACAAATGCTTTATCATACAAATCCTCCTGTACATGATAAAGCAATATAATCAAAGCACAACAAAAGAAATTAAAACAAAATAGAGAATTCTAGAACGAAATTCGATTTAAAACAAAAAGGTGTTTCTAAAGAAACACGTAAAATCAAATTCCGCAAAAAACGAATTAAATATTACACAACGACAAAAATTTCGCTCAAAACCGCTTTGTAGTTCACAGAACTAGCAAGGGATGAAGACGAGGCGCAGGGTGAATAAACAATGAAAATTAAAGGCGTAAAACCAAATTTCGCAGAAAAACGATTAAAAATTATATATCGACAAAATTTCGCTCAAAACCGCTTTGTAGTTCACAGAACTAGCAAGGGATAAGAAACAAGTAAGACGAGGCCACGACCCCCGAAGCCGTAGTAAAATCTACGGCGAGAGGGGGAGTAACGAAGTATTACGCAGTTTGTTATCCCTTGATAGCATCACCCATGCTAAACATCGGCATATACATTGCAATCAAGAGACCACCGACCGCGCCGCCCAAGAACACGATGATCAACGGTTCAATCATACTCACGACGGAGTCCACTGCCGCGTCCACTTCTTCGTCGTAGAAGTCGGCGAGCTTGAGAAGCATGCCCCCGAGGTTACCGGTCTTTTCACCCACGCCAGTCATCTGGATAACCATGGGCGGGAAGATGCCCACTTCGGCCATGGGGTCTGCGATGGATTTACCGCCGGCGATGCCGATGGCAATTTTTCCGATAGCTTTTTCCACGACCATGTTACCGGCTGTGGATGCAACGACTCGGAGTGCATCCATCACGGACACACCTGCGTTTAATAGGGTGCCAAGCGTACGCGAGAAACTGGCTGTAGACGACTTTATCTGTAAATCCCCTATTTTGGGGACTTTCAGCATGAACTTGTCCCAAGCGAATTTCACCTTCGGGACCTTCATGGACATCTTGAAACCGATGATAGCGCCAATAACGGCGAGGAAGAGGAATGCACCGTTGTCGCGGATGAAGTCGGATATGCTCATCACGACCTGCGTCGGGGCGGGAAGTTCGGCATCGAGTGCGGCGAACTGCTCGGCAAATGTCGGCACCACGAAGGTCATGAGGGCAATCACCACGAAAATACCCACGATGATAACCATCACCGGGTAGGTCAGCGCCTTCTTGACCTTGCGCCTCAGGCGCATACTGTTTTCCATGGTTTCTGCCAGACGCGCGAGGATCCCTTCGAGAATACCGCCCGCTTCGCCCGCGGCCACCATGTTACAATAAAGAGCATCGAATACTTTCGGATGGAGCGCAAGCGCATCGGCCAGGGAAGAACCGCCGTTGATAGACTGCGTCACCTTGTGGATGACGTTCTTGAGTTCGGGGTTTTCGCACTGTTCTTCGAGGATGTTCAGGCACTGCAACATCGGCAAACCGGCGGAGCACATGGACGAGAACATACGCGTGAAACGGGTGAGGTCTTCGTGTTTGATGCCCGTGCCAATCTTAATCTTGATTTCGGTGGGCTTTTTCTTGAGGCTCACGATGACCAGGCGGCGGCGCAGGAGCAGGGCTTCGGCTTCGGCCTTGTCTTTGGCCTCCAGCGTGCCTTCGAAGTTGTTGCCTTGGCTGTTTGTGGCTTTATAAAGGAATTCGGCCATTCAGTTATACCCCTTCCTTTGCGAAAAGATTTTCCAGCTGGTCCGGGCTCGGAGAACGGGCAAGCGCATCGAAGCGGTCGATCTTGCGGTTCTTGACGAGTTCGCACAAGCACATGTTCATGGTGTTCATGCCGAACTTCTGGCCAATTTCGATCATCGACTCAATCTGGTGGACCTTGTCGTCGCGGATAAGCGCACGGATACCCGGAGTCACGTTCATCACTTCGTATGCCATGACGCGGCCGCCACCGATTTTCGGGAGCAAGGTCTGGCAGATGACGCCCTGCAACACGAAGGAAAGCTGGGTGCGGACCGTCTGCTGTTCGCCCTTCGGGAAGGCGTCGACGATACGGTTGATGGTCTGCACGCAGGAGTTCGTATGCAATGTTGCAAACGCAAGGTGGCCCGTTTCGGCGATGGTCAATGCCGAACGGATCGTTTCGAGGTCACGCATTTCGCCGATGAGCACCACGTCGGGGTCTTGGCGCAACGCCATCTTGAGTGCCTGGGCAAAACTGTTCGTATCGCTGCCCACTTCGCGCTGGTTGATCATGCAGCCTTGATGCTTGTGCAAAAATTCAATCGGGTCTTCGACAGTGAGGATGTGCTCGTGGCGTTCCTTGTTGATCTTGTCGATCATGGCGGCAAGCGTCGTGGACTTACCGGAACCGGTAGCACCGGTCACCAGCACGAGCCCGGAGGGGCGAGTCGTGAATTCGGCCATGATTTTGGGCAGGCCGAGTTCCTTGAAGGTCTTGATTTCGAGCGGGATGATACGGAGGGCGAGAGCCACGCAACCGCGCTGCAGGTAGGCGTTCGCACGGAAACGCGCGAGGTTCGCGATACCGAAGGAGAAGTCGCACTCCTTGACCTGCTCGAATGTTTTTTTCTGGAGTTCGTTCATCAGGCTATACGTCATGCGCATAGTTTCGTCCGGCTTGAGCTTGTCTTCGCCAATCGGAGTCAATTTTCCTGAGATTCGGAAAAGGGGAGGAGTACCTGCGGTAATATGCAGGTCAGAAGCTCCACGCTTCACCATTTCTGCGAGTAATTCTTGAATATTGTAAGCCATACTTACTGAATATAATTTAAAAAATGCTGTTTTTTGTGTGATTTTCGTCAAAACGTGCGCTATTTCTCTTTTTGGGGAGGATTTTTTTTAATTCTGGCCGCAAACTACTGCTAAATTTTAACGCATGAAGGGAAACTGGGGAAAAATATGGGGTATTGCGGCGGGCACCATTGCTGCGTTGGTCGCTGTACTTTGTGTTGCGATTTATCTGCTTTCGCCACCTTCCATTCCCGACAAGTTACTGTTCCATGACCTCAGGGGGAGAAATGTCGCCTTGAGGGATTACAAGGGAAAAATCGGGACCGTCGTCATTTTCACGGCCACCTGGTGTACGTACTGCAAAGAAGAAATCCGTGCGGCCAAACCTGTCTACGAAGACAACTCGCTTCGCGGTATCCAGTTCTTGATGGTGTTCCAGGATTACGACGTGGGCGATATCCGGAGGTATGCGAAGGCGAATGCGATCCCGTGGCCTGTGGTGCAGAAGACGGACTATTCCATGAAGGTTTTCCAGCGCGAAGGGCAAGGCGTTCCGAGTGCCTATTTCCTCACGAACGAGGGCAAAGTGGTGGCGAACCTTGCTGGGCGAAATTCTGCGAAGCATTACCGGGAGGCGATAGACCTCTTGTTCGAAGAGCATTTCAAGTGATTCCCGCTCATGAATTTTTATAGGATGTTATAGATGTTGTTTAGAGTAAAGTGCCTTGCGATTGTTTTGTTTGCAACCCTGTTGCTTGCGGGTTGTGGCCAAGTCGGGTTCCAGACGGTCCCCTCCAAGATTGAGGATTTCCAGGGGAACACTGTCGAAGGCGATGTATCTAGCTATTCGAAGGAAAAGGGTGCAGCGACGCTTATCGTGGTGAGCGCGTCCTGGTGTGGCGCCTGCAACTCCGAACTCCCTGCACTCAAGAAACTTGCTGCGGAATACGAGGGCTTAGGGCTCAAGGTCCTTGTCGTGAACGAAGACGACGATATCGAGACGGCGGCAAAGTACAAGCGCGCGCGTGATATCGAGTGGACGATGCTGCACTGGAATTACGAGATGATGAACAAACTGGGCAATCCGGGTGTCATTCCCGTGCATTATCTGGTAGATTCTCAGGACAGCGTCCAGCGTGTAGACGTGGGCACCTTTGACGCATCGAAGATGCGGCATGAATTGGATCGGTTGCTGAAGCGGCCGAATACTTAGGCGACTGTACTCGGGAAGAGTATTACGTCGGAAATTTCTTTCTTGTTCAACGCGAGCATGAACAGGCGATCGAGCCCGAGGGCCACGCCCGAGCAGGCGGGCATCCCGTAGCGCAGCGCCGCTAGGAATCTCTCGTCGACGGGAGGGAGCGGCTTGCCCATTTTGCTCCTGGTCTTGAGATCGGCATCGAAACGGCGCCGCTGCTCCGCGGCATCCGTCAGTTCGGAGTAACCGTTGCATAGTTCGATGTGATCGACAAACAACTCAAACCGGCGAGCCCAGCGCAGGCCGTCTTCGCCGATGAACGTCTCGGCAAGTGCTGCCTGTGAAGGCGGGTAGTCGATGATGAACTCGGGACCGTTCTCGGCCAGCGCGGGTTCGATGATGAAAATCATGAGGTAGTCCCACCACTGTTCGCGGGACATCATCTCGGGTTGCTCGGGAACGACGACGTCGCGGCTGCGGCATGCCTTTGCGAAGTCCATCAGGTCTTTGCAGAAGGGGTCCACTCCGGCGTAGTTGCGGAAGGCGTCGACCCAGCGGGTGCGGCGCGCGTTCAGCGGTTCGCCGATAATGTCGCTCACCAGTGCTTCGACCTCGTCCATCAGCATTGACTGGGGCATACCCACGCGGTACCACTCCACCATCGAGAATTCGTTGTTGTGGAATGCGCCGAATTCGTCTTTGCGAAACGACTTGGTGATTTGGAAGATGTCGCCGAAACCGGCGGCGAGCAGGCGCTTCATGTGGAATTCCGGGCTCGTCATCAGGTAGCGCGGCGGTGTCGCGTTGACCTCGAAATAGTCGAGCTGCGGGTCTGTGCCCCCGGCCATGGACAGTGCCGGGGATTCCACCTCGAGCACGTTCCTGCGGTTGAAAAAGTCACGGACGCGGCTCATGAGCGTCTGGCGCTTGAGCCATGTCTCCCTGTTACAAGTAGGCGCAAATTCTGATCTGCGCGTTTCTTGTTGGTCTTGAATCATGTCACCTCCCAATCCTTTCCCTTTGGACCATCCCTAGTCCTTGATGCAGCGCACCGACAAGTAGAAGCCTATGTCCACCGATATGGACGAAACTTCGGCATCGGTACTGAACATGGACCTTGCCGTTCCGCGCTTGTCGCCGTCGGCTTTTTCTGTCCAGAAGTATGCACCTTCGCCAAGAGTCGTCGAAATACCGTTCCTGTTCGCATAGCCACCGAACAGGGCTGTAAATGCGTAATCGTCACTGCCGTTGCTGCGGAGCTTTGTTGCAGCGCCGCTTGCACCACCGGCCAAAATCTCGAGCATCTTCCATTCTTCGTCTGTCGCGAGATGGGTGTTGTCGGGGCATGCGGCCTTGGCTGCGGCCTGCGTGTACAGGCGGCCGTAGGCGTTGCAGTTCTCGTCATCCTTGTCGTAGCAGATGGAGCCTTCTTCCATTTCGAAGTTCAGGTTCTGGACGAACCAGTTCTTGCCGTCGATTTCCTTGACTTTGTAAGTCTTGCCGTCGCGGTCGTCGACGAAGGTCTCGAACACGGGGCAGCGCGTTTCGAACTGCAAGGTGTCGAGAATCTGGTCCACCTTGGATTCCCAGGAAGTGCAGAAGCGGAAAAGCTGGCCACCGGGGAGTGCCGTGCTGTCGGCCTTGTGCTTTTGAGCCCAGCGCACCACGTACTTGAGGTTGATAATGGAGGTATCCGGGATGGAGAGCGGCTTTGCGAACTGCTGCATGAGATCGGAGAACTTGATGGCCGATGTCATCGGGGCGTTCCAGTAGCCTTCCATGATTCCGGTTTTCAGCTTGTCGAAGATGGGGGACGGCTTGGAAATGGTGATGGTCGTTTCCTTGTACTCGGCCGGCTTTTTCTTGCAAGTGGCGAGGCGTTCTTCGTCGCCAATTTCTTCGGCGTAGGATTCACAGGCTTCGATACATTCCTTCCAGGCCTTGCCCTTCTTTTTGCAGGGAACCCACATGGTGGTGTCGACCTTTTCTTTGAGGGGCTTCTTGAATGCCTTGTTCGCGAGGGCGACCTTGCCCACCTTCTTGAGGGCGTTGAATGCGTTGGAGTTACCCGCAT
This genomic window from uncultured Fibrobacter sp. contains:
- a CDS encoding family 16 glycosylhydrolase; its protein translation is MNIKYLLPLFAAALLVACSDDDSSPTKAPDATITGSSSSDGTLLPPALSSSDVPPAVDGSSSSVLAPVANESSSSATAIQTTDENGKLIALDPSKEYTFYGSELTGKEQFLYGRFEARMKMASIPGTVSSMFLNYDNSYKKGDEPWNEIDIEVLGKSQTQWQSNIITREADPSIPGTTNSETIHDFGFDATQDFHLYTIVWTPEYVSWEIDSVEVRRDTLGMAHGTHADADQVKFLTKPQSLRFNLWASQTPAWTGKFTGIGLPIEQQIDYVRAYTYDTTSKAFTLAWQDDFEGTSLNSDRWSRGNWTMELVEYRVQNVKVSDGMARIILDYEAD
- a CDS encoding type II secretion system F family protein, giving the protein MAEFLYKATNSQGNNFEGTLEAKDKAEAEALLLRRRLVIVSLKKKPTEIKIKIGTGIKHEDLTRFTRMFSSMCSAGLPMLQCLNILEEQCENPELKNVIHKVTQSINGGSSLADALALHPKVFDALYCNMVAAGEAGGILEGILARLAETMENSMRLRRKVKKALTYPVMVIIVGIFVVIALMTFVVPTFAEQFAALDAELPAPTQVVMSISDFIRDNGAFLFLAVIGAIIGFKMSMKVPKVKFAWDKFMLKVPKIGDLQIKSSTASFSRTLGTLLNAGVSVMDALRVVASTAGNMVVEKAIGKIAIGIAGGKSIADPMAEVGIFPPMVIQMTGVGEKTGNLGGMLLKLADFYDEEVDAAVDSVVSMIEPLIIVFLGGAVGGLLIAMYMPMFSMGDAIKG
- a CDS encoding type IV pilus twitching motility protein PilT, whose product is MAYNIQELLAEMVKRGASDLHITAGTPPLFRISGKLTPIGEDKLKPDETMRMTYSLMNELQKKTFEQVKECDFSFGIANLARFRANAYLQRGCVALALRIIPLEIKTFKELGLPKIMAEFTTRPSGLVLVTGATGSGKSTTLAAMIDKINKERHEHILTVEDPIEFLHKHQGCMINQREVGSDTNSFAQALKMALRQDPDVVLIGEMRDLETIRSALTIAETGHLAFATLHTNSCVQTINRIVDAFPKGEQQTVRTQLSFVLQGVICQTLLPKIGGGRVMAYEVMNVTPGIRALIRDDKVHQIESMIEIGQKFGMNTMNMCLCELVKNRKIDRFDALARSPSPDQLENLFAKEGV
- a CDS encoding TlpA disulfide reductase family protein, whose protein sequence is MKGNWGKIWGIAAGTIAALVAVLCVAIYLLSPPSIPDKLLFHDLRGRNVALRDYKGKIGTVVIFTATWCTYCKEEIRAAKPVYEDNSLRGIQFLMVFQDYDVGDIRRYAKANAIPWPVVQKTDYSMKVFQREGQGVPSAYFLTNEGKVVANLAGRNSAKHYREAIDLLFEEHFK
- a CDS encoding TlpA disulfide reductase family protein, encoding MLFRVKCLAIVLFATLLLAGCGQVGFQTVPSKIEDFQGNTVEGDVSSYSKEKGAATLIVVSASWCGACNSELPALKKLAAEYEGLGLKVLVVNEDDDIETAAKYKRARDIEWTMLHWNYEMMNKLGNPGVIPVHYLVDSQDSVQRVDVGTFDASKMRHELDRLLKRPNT
- the epmA gene encoding EF-P lysine aminoacylase EpmA; the protein is MIQDQQETRRSEFAPTCNRETWLKRQTLMSRVRDFFNRRNVLEVESPALSMAGGTDPQLDYFEVNATPPRYLMTSPEFHMKRLLAAGFGDIFQITKSFRKDEFGAFHNNEFSMVEWYRVGMPQSMLMDEVEALVSDIIGEPLNARRTRWVDAFRNYAGVDPFCKDLMDFAKACRSRDVVVPEQPEMMSREQWWDYLMIFIIEPALAENGPEFIIDYPPSQAALAETFIGEDGLRWARRFELFVDHIELCNGYSELTDAAEQRRRFDADLKTRSKMGKPLPPVDERFLAALRYGMPACSGVALGLDRLFMLALNKKEISDVILFPSTVA
- a CDS encoding FISUMP domain-containing protein, coding for MKPYFVVFLLLAAGAMAQEDLHTAIDDGDIATAKKIVKSGELEEIYCGKLPAASAVAIYDKIFKKMPDESFEQCPSQFSYGYGAKVCANPKALNACSEVIGYLLTDANAGNSNAFNALKKVGKVALANKAFKKPLKEKVDTTMWVPCKKKGKAWKECIEACESYAEEIGDEERLATCKKKPAEYKETTITISKPSPIFDKLKTGIMEGYWNAPMTSAIKFSDLMQQFAKPLSIPDTSIINLKYVVRWAQKHKADSTALPGGQLFRFCTSWESKVDQILDTLQFETRCPVFETFVDDRDGKTYKVKEIDGKNWFVQNLNFEMEEGSICYDKDDENCNAYGRLYTQAAAKAACPDNTHLATDEEWKMLEILAGGASGAATKLRSNGSDDYAFTALFGGYANRNGISTTLGEGAYFWTEKADGDKRGTARSMFSTDAEVSSISVDIGFYLSVRCIKD